One region of Magnetococcales bacterium genomic DNA includes:
- the prfB gene encoding peptide chain release factor 2 (programmed frameshift), with product MDENIEKIFDAIQEKLVLLRGHLDYENGKKRLEEVQALSEDPSLWNKPDQARILMQEKSRLEKTIGEWESLGRELADNRELFTLASAESDQSVQEEIHQAARDLLARVENLELKRMLSEEADINNAFLEIHPGAGGTESQDWAEMLLRMYLRWCETHGYATEIQDYQAGEEAGCKSVSVRIEGEFAYGYLKTEGGVHRLVRISPFDAAARRHTSFCSVYVYPEIDDSITVELFDKDMRIDTFRASGAGGQHVNKTSSAIRITHYPTGIVVQCQSGRSQHRNKDEAMKMLRARLYQLELDKRQAEAQAINDAKSDIGWGHQIRSYVLHPYRMVKDLRTNVEKSNADAVLDGNLDEFIRAALAQRISG from the coding sequence TCCAGGCACTGAGCGAAGACCCGTCGTTGTGGAACAAACCCGATCAGGCACGCATCCTGATGCAGGAAAAAAGCCGCCTTGAAAAAACCATCGGCGAATGGGAAAGCCTGGGACGGGAACTCGCCGACAACCGGGAACTTTTCACCCTCGCCAGCGCCGAATCGGACCAGTCGGTCCAGGAGGAAATCCATCAAGCGGCCCGAGACCTTCTCGCCCGGGTGGAAAACCTTGAACTGAAACGAATGCTTTCCGAAGAGGCGGACATCAACAATGCCTTTCTGGAAATCCATCCCGGAGCGGGTGGCACCGAATCCCAGGACTGGGCCGAGATGCTCCTGCGCATGTACCTGCGCTGGTGCGAAACGCATGGATATGCCACGGAGATCCAGGATTATCAGGCAGGAGAGGAAGCGGGATGCAAATCGGTCAGTGTCCGCATCGAAGGTGAGTTCGCCTATGGCTATCTGAAGACCGAGGGTGGCGTTCACCGCCTGGTTCGGATCAGCCCATTTGATGCCGCCGCCCGGCGCCATACCTCCTTCTGCTCGGTGTACGTCTATCCCGAAATCGATGATTCCATCACCGTGGAGCTTTTCGACAAGGATATGCGCATCGACACCTTCCGCGCCTCGGGAGCGGGAGGACAGCATGTCAACAAGACCTCCTCCGCCATCCGCATCACCCATTATCCCACCGGCATCGTCGTTCAATGTCAAAGCGGTCGGTCGCAGCATCGCAACAAGGACGAGGCCATGAAAATGCTCCGGGCGCGGCTGTATCAACTGGAACTGGACAAACGTCAGGCCGAGGCCCAGGCGATCAATGATGCCAAGAGCGACATCGGCTGGGGCCATCAGATCCGCTCCTACGTCCTGCATCCCTACCGGATGGTCAAGGATCTCAGGACCAACGTCGAAAAAAGCAATGCCGACGCCGTTCTGGATGGCAACCTTGATGAGTTTATCCGTGCCGCACTGGCGCAAAGGATCTCCGGCTGA